The DNA region CGCTTTTACTTCGACCTCGAGCCCTATCGCCGGGCGCGGGAGCGGGGGACGTTTCCTTTTACCCCGACTCTTCCGATCGTATTCGCCCTCGACCGCGCTCTCGATCTGATGCTCGAGGAAACGAGGGAGAAGATCTTCGCGCGACATCGCGACGTCGCGCGGATGGCACGAGACGGCTTGAAAGCCCTGGGGCTTCCGCTCTTCGCCGACGAACGGCATGCCTCGTCCACCGTCACCGCGTTCCGTGTGCCCGAGGGCGTCGCCGAGCCAGCGCTCGTGGAGCGCTTGCGCACGAGCTACGACACCATCCTGGCCCGCGGGCAGGAGCGACTTCGGGGCGAGATCCTGCGGCTCGGCCATCTTGGTTTCGTGCAAGCCCGGGACATCGAGCACGCGTTGCGAGCACTGGAAAACGCTCTTCGCGATATTCGGGCGCTTTGAGCATTCGCTCTCTTCGCTCCGAGTGGGGCCCGATGCTGCGCCTCGCCGCTCCCGTCGTGGTCGCCGAGCTGGGCTGGACCGCGATGGGCACCGTGGACACGCTGATGGTCGGCCGTCTCAGCGCCGAGGCCATTGGCGCGGTAGCACTCGGAACCGCGGTCTTTCTCGGGATCACGATCTTCGGGATGGGACTCCTGCTCGGCCTCGACACGATGATCTCCCAGGCTCACGGAGCGGGACGACTCGATGAGTGTCGACGATCGTTTCTCCACGGGGTTTACGCCGCGTGCCTGCTCACGTTCCCCCTGACGGCCGTGCTCCTCGGAGTCGTGGGGTTACTTCCCGATTTCGGCATCCATCCCGACGTGCTGGCGCTCACCATTCCTTATCTGCGGCCCGTCGTCTACAGCCTTCTGCCGCTGCTTCTGTATTCCGCTTCGCGTCGATTTCTTCAGGCCACCGGCCATGAGACGGCGGTCATGGTGATTCTCATCGCCGCGAACGCGATCAACGCGCTCACCAACTGGGCGCTCATCTTCGGAAACCTGGGGCTCCCGCGACTCGGAGTCGTGGGAGCGGGTTGGGCCACGTTCGTGTCTCGGGCCTTCATGGCGCTCGCCATGATCGGTTGCGTTCTCTTTCATCAGGGGAAGGAGCTTCGCGGAACTTCTTTCGCCCCCGAGTGGAGCCGTTTCCGACGTTTGTTCGATCTGGGAATCCCCGCGGCCTTCCAGATCACTCTCGAGCTCGGCCTCTTCGCCGTCGCGACCGGCCTCGCGGGCCGGCTCGATCCCGCCTCGCTCGCGGCGCATCAGGTCGCCATCACCGTGGCCTCGACGACGTTCATGGTTCCTCTCGGCGTTTCCTCGGCGGCCGCCGTTCGTGTGGGACGCGCCTCCGGCCGACACGACCCCGCGGCAATCGCTCGCTCTGGCTGGACCGCGATTCTGCTCGGTGTCTCGTTCATGGCGACGGCGATGCTCACCCTGTTGCTCTTGCCGCGACAGATCATCGGCCTATTCACCGCCGATGGCGACGTCCTCTCCGTTGGTAT from Vicinamibacteria bacterium includes:
- a CDS encoding MATE family efflux transporter codes for the protein MSIRSLRSEWGPMLRLAAPVVVAELGWTAMGTVDTLMVGRLSAEAIGAVALGTAVFLGITIFGMGLLLGLDTMISQAHGAGRLDECRRSFLHGVYAACLLTFPLTAVLLGVVGLLPDFGIHPDVLALTIPYLRPVVYSLLPLLLYSASRRFLQATGHETAVMVILIAANAINALTNWALIFGNLGLPRLGVVGAGWATFVSRAFMALAMIGCVLFHQGKELRGTSFAPEWSRFRRLFDLGIPAAFQITLELGLFAVATGLAGRLDPASLAAHQVAITVASTTFMVPLGVSSAAAVRVGRASGRHDPAAIARSGWTAILLGVSFMATAMLTLLLLPRQIIGLFTADGDVLSVG